The following coding sequences lie in one Arachis hypogaea cultivar Tifrunner chromosome 9, arahy.Tifrunner.gnm2.J5K5, whole genome shotgun sequence genomic window:
- the LOC112711259 gene encoding uncharacterized protein — translation MCVLLCSLPSVALNFCLNSVMGNKKEKTLRSSISIRDIIYEQEDQIGLGPRQSRLISTVKKSRGLKGGSMVNIIGELEDTASSPSRTPLLLYANDDRPVLASPQTNDDRPATKRKRSPTKCLKTHGLSYEDRLPIRLNKYGQPIGCNRAKLSSHLGTLVRNAHLAPLTYTSWHGLKDNWEDLWEATIEKFDIGERAKGWVFKTLGSSWKTYKSRLKNQYFKENMPLVYNIKNCPRTVPLEHWKILVQFWSLDMIKE, via the exons ATGTGTGTGCTCCTCTGCTCGCTTCCGTCTGTCGCCTTGAATTTCTGTTTGAATAG TGTTATGGGAAACAAGAAAGAGAAAACTTTAAGGTCAAGCATCTCAATAAGAGATATTATCTACGAACAAGAAGACCAAATTGGATTAGGTCCTCGTCAATCCCGATTAATATCAACGGTGAAGAAAAGTAGAGGATTGAAAGGTGGTTCTATGGTTAATATCATTGGTGAGCTAGAGGATACTGCATCAAGCCCTTCTCGAACACCTTTACTACTATATGCTAATGATGACA GACCAGTTTTAGCATCACCCCAAACTAATGATGATA GACCAGCAACCAAAAGAAAAAGGAGTCCGACAAAGTGCCTTAAAACTCATGGTTTAAGCTATGAGGATCGGCTGCCAATAAGATTAAATAAGTATGGTCAACCAATTGGTTGCAATCGAGCCAAGTTAAGCAGTCATTTAGGGACTTTAGTTAGAAATGCACATCTTGCTCCATTGACATACACAAGTTGGCATGGACTTAAAGATAATTGGGAAGATTTGTGGGAAGCTACCATT GAAAAGTTTGACATTGGAGAAAGAGCTAAAGGGTGGGTTTTCAAAACCTTAGGTTCATCTTGGAAGACATATAAAAGTCGGTTAAAAAATCAATATTTTAAAGAAAACATGCCACTAGTTTACAATATAAAGAATTGTCCTCGTACTGTTCCACTTGAACATTGGAAGATTCTTGTTCAATTTTGGAGCCTAGATATGATTAAG gaATAA